The Mycolicibacterium insubricum DNA segment GCCGAGCCAGTGGCCGAACTGGTTGCGCAGGTGCAGTACCGCGCGCGCCTTGGTCTCCGCGGCCGGGGCCTCGACGGCCGTCGCTTCCACCTTCTTCTCGGCTTTCTTCTTCGCGGCTTTCCCGCGGGCCTTCCCGCCGGGCTTCTCCTCGGCCGGCTCGGTGGCGTCGTCGGTCGTGTCGTCGTCGGTCACAGCGTTTTCAGTCGTGTCGTCGTCGGTCGGGTCCTCGGCAATCGGCGACCCGGCAGCCGCGGCGTCGCCGTCGGCGTCCGGGTCGGCCGGCTCGAGGTCGTCGACGTGCTCGGCGGCGACCTCGGGATCCGGGGTGTCCACGGCTACCGGCCGAGGTCGGCGACGGCGGCGGCGAAGGCGTCGCCGCGCGCGGCGTAGCCGGTGAACTGGTCGAAGGACGCCCCGGCGGGGGCCAGCAGCACGGTATCTCCGGGTCGGGCCAGTTCGCGGGCGGCGCCGACGACGGCCGTCATGATGTCCGGGCCGGTCACGGCTCCGGTCACATTAACAACATGAGTCACACCAGACTCAGAAGTCTCTTGCACCCCAGCATCCTCCCCCGTCACAACGTGGATGACGGGAACATCCGGGGCGTGTCGTGATAACGCCTTGGCAACCACGTCGCGGTCGCGGCCGATCAGCACAGCGCCGGCCAGCCGGCCGGCGACCCGGGCGACCAGCTCATCGACCGAGGCGCCCTTGAGCAGACCGCCGGCCACCCACACCGCCCGCTGGTAGGCCAGCAGCGACGCCTCGGCGGCGTGCGGGTTGGTGGCCTTGGAGTCGTCGACGAATGCCACGCCGTCGATGACGCCGACGAGTTCGGCGCGGTGCCGGCCGACCTCGAAGGCCTCCAGGGCCGCGGCGATGGCATCCGGGGCGACGCCGACCGCCCGCGCCAGCGCCGCGGCGGCCAGCGCGTCGAGGACCCCGACCGGGCCGGCGACGGTGATCACGTCGGTGCGGGCCAACGGGGCCGCGTCGGCGAACGCCCGGTCGACCAGCATCCCGTCGGACACCCCGAGCTGCCCGGGCTGCGGCTCGTCGAGGGTGAAGCCCACCTTCACCGGGGCGGGTGCCTGCTCGAGCAGGTCCCGGGCCGTCGGATCGTCGATCCCGGCGACCGCGACGCGCCCGCTCAGCGCGACCGCCTTGGCCGCGGCGTAGCCGGCCATCGAGCCGTGCCAGTCCAGGTGATCCTCGGCGACGTTGAGCACCGCGCCGGCCACCGGACGCACCGACGGCGCCCAGTACAGCTGGAAACTGGACAGTTCGATCGCCAGGAAATCGGCCGGTTCACCCGGCTGGGCGAGACCATGCGCCGGTCCCGGCTTCCCCTCGGCTCCGCCGGCACTCGCTGCGCTCGCACCACCTCCGCCGAGCCTCGCCGAACCGGCGAGCACATCGATGACCGGCCGCCCGATATTGCCGCACAGCGCGGCGCGGCGGCCGTCGGCAACCAGCATGGCGTGCAGCATCGAGGTGGTGGTGGTCTTGCCGTTGGTTCCGGTCACCACCAGCCAGCGCCGCGGCGGCCCGTAGTGCCCGGCGGCGTCGAGGCGCCAGGCCAGCTCGACATCCCCCCAGACCGGCACCCCGGCGGCCGCGGCGGCGGCCGGCACCGGCGCCTGCGGGGGCAGCCCGGGGCTGGTCACCACCAGGTCGAACTCGGCGATCCGGGCGGCCGCGGCCGCGGCGTCGAGCACCTCGACACCGCCGTGCGCGGCGTCGGTCAGCGCGTCGACGCGGTCGTCGGTCAGCACCGCCTGCACGCCGAGGGGTTCCAGGGCAGCCAGCACGGATCGGCCGGTCATCCCGGCGCCGGCCACCAGTACCCGGGCGCCCGGGCGCAGCGGTGGGATCGACACCACGCTCAGTTGCCGCTCGCCGAGAGCCACTCGCCGTAGAAAAGGGCCACCCCGAGGCCGCAGGCGATCGCCGTCAACAGCCAGAACCGGATGATCACCGTGGTTTCGGCCCAGCCGGCCAGTTCGAAGTGGTGGTGGAACGGCGCCATTCGGAACACCCGCCGCCCGGTCGTTCGGAAGGCCACGATCTGCACCACCACCGAGACGATCTCGGCGACGAACAGGGCGCCCAGGACCACGGCGAGGACCTCGGTGCGGCTGGTCACCGAGAGCCCGGCGATGATGCCGCCCAGGGCCAGG contains these protein-coding regions:
- the murD gene encoding UDP-N-acetylmuramoyl-L-alanine--D-glutamate ligase, translating into MPPLRPGARVLVAGAGMTGRSVLAALEPLGVQAVLTDDRVDALTDAAHGGVEVLDAAAAAARIAEFDLVVTSPGLPPQAPVPAAAAAAGVPVWGDVELAWRLDAAGHYGPPRRWLVVTGTNGKTTTTSMLHAMLVADGRRAALCGNIGRPVIDVLAGSARLGGGGASAASAGGAEGKPGPAHGLAQPGEPADFLAIELSSFQLYWAPSVRPVAGAVLNVAEDHLDWHGSMAGYAAAKAVALSGRVAVAGIDDPTARDLLEQAPAPVKVGFTLDEPQPGQLGVSDGMLVDRAFADAAPLARTDVITVAGPVGVLDALAAAALARAVGVAPDAIAAALEAFEVGRHRAELVGVIDGVAFVDDSKATNPHAAEASLLAYQRAVWVAGGLLKGASVDELVARVAGRLAGAVLIGRDRDVVAKALSRHAPDVPVIHVVTGEDAGVQETSESGVTHVVNVTGAVTGPDIMTAVVGAARELARPGDTVLLAPAGASFDQFTGYAARGDAFAAAVADLGR